From one Mytilus trossulus isolate FHL-02 chromosome 10, PNRI_Mtr1.1.1.hap1, whole genome shotgun sequence genomic stretch:
- the LOC134688062 gene encoding uncharacterized protein LOC134688062, protein MANSITRQRLCHFKETLFEWTESCEQTVKEINNLADNLDEHFGRISKAKIGGSTAGIVGGVMAAVGFGLSFVTFGASLGLTVAGGVIAGAGGVTLGGSAATDAILSRNRKKAAEEIIKRYNEKMKAWKTECLEIGNTLKEKAKQADSSSSMEETFPHWIKFWVKLVFGTGQAVKSTGWDIIAKTILTSLRIATTFDDVALNGVRIGGGLFKAFGPAARGLHIAGGIVGILLIPLDVYTLVDSAIDVHKKNSHKISSAIREFAKKIQEECPNKTEIETMIRETSNQL, encoded by the exons ATGGCAAACAGTATAACTAGGCAACGACTGTGTCACTTTAAGGAAACACTTTTTGAGTGGACTGAGTCATGCGAGCAAactgtaaaagaaataaataatctGGCTGATAACCTAGACGAACATTTTGGAAGAATCTCGAAGGCGAAAATTGGTGGATCCACTGCAGGAATTGTTGGAGGTGTTATGGCTGCCGTTGGCTTTGGTCTTTCTTTTGTAACATTTGGAGCTTCTTTGGGGCTTACTGTTGCAG GTGGTGTTATTGCCGGAGCAGGGGGAGTTACGTTGGGTGGTTCTGCAGCAACTGATGCTATTCTTTCAAGAAATCGAAAAAAAGCAGCTGAAGAAATTATAAAGAGGTACAATGAGAAAATGAAAGCATGGAAAACGGAATGCCTAGAAATAGGCAACACGTTAAAAGAGAAAGCTAAGCAAGCAGACAGTTCTTCAAGTATGGAAGAAACGTTTCCACACTGGATTAAATTTTGGGTAAAACTTGTTTTCGGAACTGGCCAGGCAGTAAAGAGTACAGGTTGGGATATAATTGCAAAAACCATCTTAACATCGCTTCGCATTGCAACTACCTTTGATGATGTAGCACTGAATGGTGTAAGAATTGGAGGTGGTTTATTCAAGGCCTTTGGACCTGCTGCGAGAGGTCTTCATATAGCAGGTGGAATTGTTGGGATTTTGTTAATACCACTAGATGTTTACACTTTGGTAGATTCAGCTATTGATGTCCACAAGAAGAATTCACATAAGATATCATCCGCAATAAGAGAATTTGCAAAAAAGATCCAAGAAGAGTGTCCAAATAAAACCGAAATAGAAACAATGATTAGAGAGACATCTAATCAACTATGA